AAAAAGGGTTCATGTAAAAATATGTCATTTCGAGCGCACGCGAGAAATCTCTCTTTCCATCTCCCCTTAGAAAAAGGGGGGAACGAGGGGGGATTTTACCCCTCCTTCGCACGCTCACCCCCCCAGCCTCTCCTTGAGCCCCTCCGCCAGTTTCCTGTTAATCCCCGGAACGGCCGCAATCTCCTCCACCGTCGCCGCCCTGAGCCTGACGACGCTCCCAAACCGCTTTATAAGCTCCCTTTTCCTCTTGGCGCCTATCCCGGGAATGTCGTCGAGCTCCGACTTGAGCGCCCTCTTCCCCCGGAGCTTCTTATGAAAAGTAATCGCGAACCTGTGCGCCTCGTCCCTCACCCTCATAAGCAGGAACAGCACAGGCGAATTCCTCGAAAAAACTAGCGGATTCTTCCTCCCGTATATGTAAATCTTGTCGCTCTCCCCCTCATACCTCCCCTTCGCTATGGAGGCGAGCCCCACGGCATCCTCGTACCCGAGATCCGCCATCGCCTGGTGCGCTATGTTGAGCTGCCCCTTTCCCCCGTCTATGAGAATCAAATCCGGCGGCTCCCACCCCGCTTCCTCCGCCCTAGTCAGCCTCCGGGACAGGACCTCCCTCATCATCGCGTAGTCGTTCGGTCCCTCGACCGTCTTTATCCTGTACGTCCTGTACCCGTCCCTGGCCGGCTTTCCGTTCTCGAACCTGACGAGCGACGCGACAGCCAGATCCCCCTGCGTATTCGATATGTCGAAACATTCAATGGATATTGGCGCTTTCTCCAGTTGAAGCGACGTCCCCAGCCTTTCCAGGAGGTCCAGCTCCCCGAGCTCCTTCGCGTGCTTTCTCTGGAAGCTTTCGAGCGCATTACGGGCAGCAAGCTCCACCTGCCGTGCCTTCGTCCCCCTCTCCGGGGCTTCTATAACCACCTTCCGCCCGCGCCTCTCCGAGAGCCATTCCGAAAGCGCCTCACTGTCTTCGACCTCCGCCGGGACGAGTATCTCGCCCGGTATAAACCTGTTCCCGCCGTAAAACTGCGACAGGAATTCGCTCAGAAGCTCCTCGTCCGTCCCCGCAGTATTCCTGAAGGAGTATTCGACCCTGTCTATAAACGTCCCGCCCCTCGAAAAGAGCACGGCGAACTCCACGTGCCGCCCCTCCCTGTGGTACCCGACGACGTCCCTGTCCTTCGTATCGGGCGTTATGAACATCTCCGCCTCGAGGTTCTTTTCGAGGAGCCTCACCTGGTCCCTGTAGTGCGCCGCGTCCTCGTATCTCGTCTCCTCCGACGCCCTCTCCATGTTCTCCTTCAGGATATCGAGGATCCGCCCCTTTTCCCCCTTAAGAAACATCCTCACGCGCTCGACGACCTCCCGGTACTCCTCTTCCGACGCCTTCCCGGCGCACGGCCCTAGGCACTGCCCCATGTAATAGCTCAGGCACGGCCGCACCGCGTGCCGCCTGAATTTCTCGTCCGTGCAGTCTCTAAGCGGAAACACCTTGTGTATGAGCCGCTTCGCTTTCCTGAGGGCGTCCGATGAGGCGAACGGCCCGTAATAAATAGCCCCGTCCTTCAGCACCCGTCTCGTCAGCGTGAGGCGAGGGAATTTCTCCCTCGGATCGAGCCTCAGCGACAAATAATTCTTGTCGTCGCGGAGCCTTATGTTGTATTTCGGCTTCTTCTGTTTTATGAGGGAATTTTCTAGCATGAGGGCCTCGCGCTCGTTCCGGGTTACGAAATAATCGAGGTCGGTAGCTTCGCCCATCAGATAGGCGATATGCGGCCGCGCCGGCTCCTCTCCGTCGTTGAGATACGAAAAGACCCGGCTCCTTAGATTCTTCGCCTTCCCCACGTAAAGCGACCTCCCCTTCCCGTCCTTGAGAAGGTAAACCCCCGGCGAAGACGGAACCGTGCTCGCCTTTTCTTTATCGATACTCATAACTTACTAAGGTTAAAAAGAATTCCGGTATAGGCAAGTTAGAACAAAGGGTTCATAGAGGTTTAGGTTTCCGATTTATCCTAAAACGGACGATATATGCGTTATTGCAAGAAGCGTAGCGACGAAGCAACCTCTTCTTATCATTTC
This DNA window, taken from Thermodesulfobacteriota bacterium, encodes the following:
- the uvrC gene encoding excinuclease ABC subunit UvrC, translated to MSIDKEKASTVPSSPGVYLLKDGKGRSLYVGKAKNLRSRVFSYLNDGEEPARPHIAYLMGEATDLDYFVTRNEREALMLENSLIKQKKPKYNIRLRDDKNYLSLRLDPREKFPRLTLTRRVLKDGAIYYGPFASSDALRKAKRLIHKVFPLRDCTDEKFRRHAVRPCLSYYMGQCLGPCAGKASEEEYREVVERVRMFLKGEKGRILDILKENMERASEETRYEDAAHYRDQVRLLEKNLEAEMFITPDTKDRDVVGYHREGRHVEFAVLFSRGGTFIDRVEYSFRNTAGTDEELLSEFLSQFYGGNRFIPGEILVPAEVEDSEALSEWLSERRGRKVVIEAPERGTKARQVELAARNALESFQRKHAKELGELDLLERLGTSLQLEKAPISIECFDISNTQGDLAVASLVRFENGKPARDGYRTYRIKTVEGPNDYAMMREVLSRRLTRAEEAGWEPPDLILIDGGKGQLNIAHQAMADLGYEDAVGLASIAKGRYEGESDKIYIYGRKNPLVFSRNSPVLFLLMRVRDEAHRFAITFHKKLRGKRALKSELDDIPGIGAKRKRELIKRFGSVVRLRAATVEEIAAVPGINRKLAEGLKERLGG